Genomic segment of bacterium:
CAGTCGAGGCTCACTTGCCGAGCCCCCTGAGCCAGGACACGGCTGGCAAGATTGCGGATCCGTACCCACGGTAGCAACAGAAAACGGCTGTTGTTCACCACCCGCTGGAGATTGCTACACCGGGCCGTCTCGCTCCAGCCAATCCACTGATCTCGCGCCGACAAACGCCAGGCAGGGCTCGACAAGCGCAGGCATCCCACCACTTGGCGATGCGGCTGCTCAATCCATACCAGATACCGCAGCTGAGCACCGTAGGCCACCGTATAGCCCTGGTAGTGATAGCGCCCCACCAACTCACGGAACAACTCACTGTCGGCTGAGT
This window contains:
- a CDS encoding DUF4338 domain-containing protein — protein: MALIREVVETCSGISRTELAKTVCELLGWRRPDGSLIALECREYLESLEACGFVRLPPLQRRRPKGSTTRIPKTARGEPGEALVGSVEELGSLSIEEVRNSADSELFRELVGRYHYQGYTVAYGAQLRYLVWIEQPHRQVVGCLRLSSPAWRLSARDQWIGWSETARCSNLQRVVNNSRFLLLPWVRIRNLASRVLAQGARQVSLD